GTACTTACATCTTCGCTCAACGGGGTATCTTCAGTAGCGTTAAAAGTATCAGCTAGGGCATCAGCTACGGGAGCTACCGTGATGGTAACACTTACAGTTTCGGTAGTACCGTTTACATCAGTTACGGTATAGGTAAAGGTCTCCTCACCTGCAAAGTCAGGTGCCGGCGTATATTCAAAAGTTCCGTCAGCGGCCATTACTACTGTACCACCATTGTCGGTATTGTTGTTATATGCATAGGTAGCAGCTGCGCTGTAGGTATCGTTAGTGCTTACATCTTCGCTCAACGGGGTATCTTCAGTAGCGTTAAAAGTATCAGCTAGGGCATCAGCTACGGGAGCTACCGTGATGGTAACACTTACAGTTTCGGTAGTGCCGTTTACATCAGTTACGGTATAGGTAAAGGTCTCCTCACCTGCAAAGTCAGGTGCCGGCGTATATTCAAAAGTTCCGTCAGCGGCCATTACTACTGTACCACCATTGTCGGTATTGTTGTTATATGCATAGGTAGCAGCTGCGCTGTAGGTATCGTTAGTGCTTACATCTTCGCTCAACGGGGTATCTTCAGTAGCGTTAAAAGTATCAGCTAGGGCATCAGCTACGGGAGCTACCGTGATGGTTACTGTGGCAGTACTGGTTTGACCGTTAGCATCTGTGATGGTATAGGTAAAGCTATCGCTTCCATTGAAATCAGCATTTGGAGTGTAGGTAAATGTACCGTCAGAGTTGACTACCGCTGTCCCATTAGTTGCAGCCGTTTCAATAGCCGCCGTAGTTGATTCGGTTCCTAAATCATCGATTCCGTTACCATTATCAGCAAATAAGTTACCCGTTACCGGCGTGTCTTCATTAGTGGTAAAGGCATCGTCTACCGCATCAGGAGTAGCAATAATAGTTATGGTGGCAGTAGCGGTACTGGTTTGACCGTTAGCATCTGTGATGGTATAGGTAAAGCTGTCACTACCATTGAAATCAGCATTTGGAGTGTAGGTAAATGTACCATTTGCATTTACATTTACGGTTCCATTTGTAGTTCCTGTAGTAAGAGCTGCAGTTGTAGGTTCCGTTCCTAAATCGTCTGTGCCACTTCCATTATTCGCAAATAAATCATTCCGGATAGGTGTATCTTCATTTGTAGTAAAAGCATCATCTACAGCATCAGGAGTAGATATAACTGTTATGTTTAAACTAGCTGTATCAGTTGCACCACCGTCTGTAATTGTATAGGTTATTGCAGGTAATATTCCATTAAAATTTACAAAAGGCACAAATGTGTAGCTTCCATTACTATTTATAGTTAAGGTTCCTACTCCATCTATAAAAGCAGGGTCTCCTACAGTATAAGAAACTCCATTAAATGTAAAAGATATAATGGTTAATAAATCTCCATCTGCATCAGTATCATTCTGTAACAAATCATCTGCAGAGTCATCTATTACATTTATAGCTACATCCTCAAAAGTGGTATTTGAGTTATCTACTGCTACAGGCAGACCATTTACTGAAAGAAGAGCAGGAGGTGTAGAGGCTGTAAAATCACATATGTAGCTGTTATCTGTTACGATAACTTGATACTGGTAGTTGTCGTGTGAGTAAGGAACAGCAGTTAAGGTAAGGGTAGAAGTTGTGGTTCCTGAGTAAATTCCTGTATTAGCTAAATCAGTAAATGTCGCTCCGTTATCTGTACTTAGTTGCCATTGAAAATTGAGCGTTGCGCCTGTAGCATCTACTGAAAAAGTAGCGTTTTCACCTTCATTTATTAATTGATCAGCAGGTTGAACATCAATAACCGGAGCTGCACCAGCTGTAGTAACATTTGCATTTGTACCCGGGTAGGCTGCGCCAATAACAGTACCATCTGTGTTTACAGCAGGTGGATTACCAATGCCGTAATATCCGTTCCCGTCAGCATCTGCAGTTGCAGAATTGTAAGCTTCATTTGCATCATTACAACCATCTCCATCAGAATCATTATCATATTGATCGATAATTCCATCTAAATCTGTATCAAAATTATCATCAACAAAATCTGAATTTGAATCTACGAATCCTGCAGAGTCAGAATCTTTATAGTTTGGTATTCCATCCCCATCAGAATCTAGAGTAGGGTCTATACCACCATTTTCTGCAGTATCTAAAATACCGTCATTATCATCATCAAGATCTATAGCATCTGCAACGCCATCACCATCTGTATCTTGAATATCTCTATAATCTACATCACCACCAGTATTTACATCTGCGTCTTCATCAGGGAAGTTATCTGCCTGGGTATCATCTAGAATCCCGTTTACGTCTACGTACGTGTCTGCATTGTCAAAATTATTGTCTAAACCATTATTACCCACAGCAGTATTCGTCTGGCCATCATTGTCTGTATCTGCAGTGGCGTTGCCAGCTTCAACTATATCAAATAAAAGATCATTATCTGAATCTAAATCTAAATAATCAGGAACATCAGTTCCATCTGTATTTACAGGTATAATAGGAATTCCCACATTATCTGTTGAATCATAAGCGTCATCAAGACCATCTTTATCTGAATCAACTTCTAAACGCGGTCTGTATCCTAACGTACTTTGCCCCTCAACATTATCTGGTATTGTATCATCATCAGAATCTAAATCTAAATAATCTGGAAAACCATCGCCGTCTGTATCTGGTACAGGTAGAGGTATTCCTATAACACCAAATGCTATGTCAGAATTACCTTCACGGTCGTCATAAGGATCTAAAATATCTGCCAGACCATCTGCATCTGCATCATTAGCAATACCGGCACCATAACGACCATCTCCACCCGCATCTGTACCGCCGGCTTCTATAGCATCTACAATACCATCATTGTCTGAATCTAGATCAATAAAATCTGGGTTATTAGTCCCTGCTGTATTAGGAATCGCAAGATTTGAGTCTGTTGAAGTTTGATCTGTGGTCACCGCTAAAGGAATACCATTGTCATTTACTTCGGTATTATCTAAAACTCCTATTCCCGGTTGACCGTTTCCGTCAGGATCATCTGTACCGCCTGCTTCGCGATAGTCTGGAATACCATCATTATCTGTATCTAAATCAAAATAATTAGGAATACCATCTCCGTCTTTGTCTGAAGGATTTGTTCTTGGGTTGTTATCTCCATCTTCGTTGAAATCTTCATCAGTATCCAAAATACCATCATTATCATCGTCTAAGTCAACGATGTCATTAATGCCGTCACCATCATTATCTTGTGCTGAAGCTTCTCTCCAGTCTCTATCGCCACCAGCAGGGTCTAAATCTGGCTGGTCATTTGGGGTTTGACCGCCATTTGTAGCATTACCGGCAGTTCCTGTTCCAGAAACAGTATCGTAAATATCAGCGAGACCATCACCATCAGAATCGGTAAATTGATTTGGCTCAAGAATACCATCAGCCCGCTGAGTAAATAAATCATCTACAGTAGTATTGTTTTCTAGATAGTCAAAAATCCCATCATTTTCAGAATCTACATCTGCGTAATCTGGAGCAGAACCACCATCTGTGTTTGTATATCCTATACCTGCGCCCCCGTTATCTACATCATATGCATTATCTATACCGTCGCTGTCGGTATCTATTCCTGATGGTGCAACATAGACTGAAGTTGATTGACCTTCTATATTATCAATAATACCATCATTGTCAATATCTATATCCAGATAATTCTTAATCCCATCACTATCTCTGTCTTGATTAAAACCGAAACTATCCAAAACATTGCCGCCAAAATCACGATCATTTGTATCTGCAAGACCATCTTCATCACTATCTGCAGGAGTTCCTGTGCCTACAATACCATTGTTATCACCGTCAACTATTTGAAAGTTTCCTTCAAAAGTATCTGGTAAGCCATCACTATCAGAATCAAGATCCAAATAGTTGGGTAATACATCTGTATCTGAATTTAGAAAAGCAGGAAATGTAACTTCAGCATCGATAGCATCGTGCCACCCATTATTGTCTGTGTCCGCAAAGCCATCAACTATCCCGTCGTTATTTGTGTCGTTATAAGAGTTGTTATTTGAAAAGGCTTCTGTTGTATCTGAAAGACCATCATTGTCTGAATCTCTATCGAGAAAGTCGTAAAGGGTGGCTTTTATATCTGAAGAGGCATCTGTATTTCGTACTGTAAAATTAGGTGTACCGCTATCTGCTGAAGTTTCTAAGAAATCTGCAAAACCATTAGTTCCAAAAGTGGAAGTATCTACAAGACCATCATTATTTGTATCTGCAAGACCAGCTTCTATAACATCTGGAATAGCGTCATTATCTGCATCCAGATCTAAATGGTTAGGTATCCCATCACCGTCAAAGTCAAAACCTGCGGCTATACCATTAGCATCAAGCGCAGCAAAATCTGCATCTAGATAGTTAGGCACACCATCAGCATCAGCGTCTGCGGTAGGGTCTGTACCTTGTCCTTCAATAGTATCTAGAATACCATCGTTATCTGAGTCTAAATCGACAATATCTGCAATACCATCACCGTCTGAATCTATATCTATGGTAATTGTAAGTATAGCTGTATCTGTGCCACCGTTTCCATCTGTAATACTATATTCTGCTGAAGGTACAAGACCTGTATAGTCAGTTTCCGGAATGAATATGTAACTACCGTTTCCGTATATTTGTAGACTACCTACACCTGTAATAGAAGCTGTTTGACCAGCAGTATAATTAGAACCACCTATTGTAAATGAGGTGATTGTTAGCGTATCGCCGTCTGCATCTGTGTCATTTAGTAATAAATCTCCCGGGGTGTTATCTCCTATTGAGAGTGTAATGTTTTGAGTTGTTGAATTAAAATCATCAACCGCAATAGGATTTGCATTTACACTAAGGAGCGCCGCTTCTGAAGTGGTAGTACCACAAACATAATTTTCATCTGTAATAATTACCTGATATTGGTAATTGTCATATGTGTAGGGTACTGCGGTTAGGGTAAGAATATTTGTTGTACTTCCTGTATATATTCCTGTATCAGAAAGCGTTGTAAAACTCGTGCCATTATCTGTGCTAACCTGCCATACATAGCTTAATGAAACACCACTTGCATCTACACTAAAGGTTGCATTTTCAGTTTCATTAATAGATTGATCTGTAGGTTGAGTATTTATTGCAGGAGCAGATCCTGCTGTAGTCACATCTACATTTGTACCGGGATATGTTGCCCCCTGTACAGTACCATCAGCATTTACAGCAGGGGGATTCCCCGTACCGTAAAATTCATTATCGCCACCATCTGTATTTGCATCACCATACGCCTCATTTGCGTCGCTACAACCATCATCATCAGAATCTGTATCTAAATAATCTGGTGTGCCATCGCCGTCAGAATCTAAGCCACACGATAGTATTGAGAAAGGCAGTGCTGTTTTAGATATTGTACTGCTTTGATAACTCACCGTTAGAACTGCACCACCACCATTTTCATAGAATAATACGGTTATTGGATAAAGACCTGCATTTAAATTTATTGCACCACTTGCCTCTCTAGGACCGTGATCACCATCATTATTTACAACCTCAATACCGTTAATAATTAATTTTGAGCCGTCGTCAGAATTTGTGAAAAAGGTATACGTATCTGCAGTGGCAATATTTATTAATCCGGTATATCGAATTGCATAGGTGTCTGTGTCGCCTGGATCTACTGTATTTTGAAGTGAGTTGACATCAAAATTACCTACTGTGCCTGTTGCCAGAGCTCCAGTTGTAGGAATATTATCTACTGTTAAACCAGGAGGTATTAAATCATAAAATTCATAAGATACTGAAGCTAAACAAGAAGCTTCTTCATCAGTATCTAATATCCCATCATTATCATCATCAAGATCACAAGCGTCTGGCACACCATCATTATCTGCATCAATAGAATTATCAAAATCAGGACAAATGTCTTCAGCATTTATAACGCCATCACCATCATCATCACAACGAGGTGAAGTAATAGCGTTATTTGTACTGCTCACATCATCTTGACCATTGTTTACAAGTGTAGGTATCCCATTTGTATTTATATTTCCCAGCAAGAAACCACCGGCATTGACCGAGGCCAAACTAATAGACGTATTGCTTCCTTCGAGAGCATCAAAACAGCCATCGTTATCTGCATCTGTATCTAAATAATCTGCAGTATCTGCACCGTCTGTATTTCTAGGGGTTACAGCAATTCCTCCGGAACATGGAGCGGTAAGTGTAAACGTACTCCTAAGGTTATCAATACCTATCACACGTGATCCATTATCTGTAACCATCGAAAGTCTAATAAATCTAGCCTGACTCCCTGTAACCGTATAATTATAGTTTGTAGCCGCAGTTGTAGTGTAACGGATTGTTTGAAGGTTTGTAAATGTTGAACCATCTATAGATTGTTCTATTCCTAAATCGTAAACAGACCCTGTGCCTCCTGATAGATTTGATCGTACCTGTAAAATTTCACCAACGGGTATGGCATCAGAAAGTCTTAAAACTAATACATCATCTGTAGTGTCTAAAATCGCAAAATTATCATCCTGAGCGCCCAGAGCATTACCAGCATTTGTCACGGCAAATTGGCTATATACAGAGCTAGCTGTAACATTAAAAGTACTGGTCGCACCATTACATTCGGGGTCTACCTGATCTGAGACACCGTTTGTATTTGCATCTACAAAATTATCAACTTTACCATCTTTGTTACTATCTGTCTGCCCGCTTTCAAAAATATCTAGAAGTCCGTCATTATCAGAATCAAGATCAAACTGATTTATAATCCCGTCTAAGTCATAATCGTAATTATCATTTACTCCATCATTATTAGAATCTATAAAACCAGCTATATCTGGGTCTTGATAATTTAATATACCATCCAGATCATCATCTTCACTAGCATTGGGCAAACCTGGGCTTTCAACCGTGTCTAAAATACCGTCATCATCATCGTCTAAGTCAACAACATCTGTTATACCATCCTGATCATAGTCTGCAGGAGATGATGCAAATAATTGATTAATAAATAAACCAGAATCAAAAGTTGCATCACCTGTATCACCTATAGCGATTTTAAAAGTATATGATACACCAGAAGATAATCCTGTTATTTTACCGGTTTGAGGAGTAGTTAAACCATTAAACTCTACAAATACCGGAGCTATATTTCCACCGTTATTACAAGCGCCGGGACCATCGTGACCATTGTTGATGTAATTTTGAGTTTGTCCTAAATCTGCAAATGAGCCGTCTTGTGCACAACCTAAAAATCCTGCATTAACATTATTCACAGATACAGGATTCCCATTAGGGAGTACCCCTAAGTTTCTACTTCCTGAAATACCTGGTCCAGAAATAAAATAGCCGAAGGCATCATTAAAAACAGATCCTACATAATCAGGGTATTCTTCAGACCCAAAAATGGAAGTGATATTTAACTCTGAGTAACCTGGGTCTAGCGTTACATTAAACGTTAAAACTACCACATCAAACCGTGCATTGTTATCTATACTACGTAATTGAGCATCGTTGTATGTAGTTGGTCCCGGAGCATTTATGCTTGCATTAGGTATATCATTCGCTGAAAAGGCTGTAGTAACATTAGATGTAGTTATGGCAACACCTGTATTGATATCTAGATTTGCACCGGCATTACCATTACTAAAAATAGCTAACTGAGAGTTTCTATCTCCTGTGATTAAGCTAAAATTTGTAATCGTTACACCTTCTCCGCTTAACTGATTAACAATTGCCGCGTCTGAAGGATTTGCAGAAAATGTAGCCTGACTATAACCCTGAAATGTTGCAGAACCACCTAAAAAGAGAATAAAAAAAAGAGAAACTAATTTTATTCTATCAATTTGAATAGAAAAAAACAAAAATCGAGAAGTAATTTTATTCATAAAGCAAGAATTAAAGTTGGGATGCAATTCTTAAAATGCAGTTTAAAAACATTAAATTTAAAGGACAGTGTTAACATCTTTGCAATTTTGTTGATAAACGACGCTTAAATATCGTCAAATATACGTAATAAAGCGATAAATGGGTTTTTAAGCTCTTGCAGGATTAATTATTTTTTAGTAGGAAAATTCCTTAAGTCTTTATATTTTTTACATTTCCGACATTATTATTTATAAACTATTATTATAGATAATAAATATTCCTTGTATTGAGCATAAATTACTCTAGGATATCTCTATGATTTTTATGTTAAAATTTTAATATTTTTATAGCAATCGTTTTCGCTTTGCCTTCAGAAAGGTTTTTTTATGAATTTTATATGATTTTCAAGAGGATAGAACTTGTATATTCTAGCAATAAAAATAATTATATGAGCAGAGGATTTGTAAAAGAAGATGATCAGGAAGAAGCTCCAATTATTCCACCACGAGCAGCATTACCAGTTGGGGAAACAAATTATGTGACAAAAAATGGATTAGCAGCGCTTAAAGCCGAAAAGCTAGAATTAGAAAATGAACTTCTAAATCTCACTGAAATTGATGAACGCGAATTAAGGCGTTCAAAAGCTATTATCGTAGGTAAATTGCAATTGCTTAATGAGCGGTTGCTTTCTGCTCGTATTTTAGAAAATACAGAAAGTGGCGAAGTACGTTTTGGAGCTACAGTGAGTTACCAAATAGAACCTAACTCAAAGCTAAATACCATAACAATTGTAGGGGTAGATGAGGCAGATGTAAAAAAAATGAAAATTGCATTTACAGCACCTATAGCTAGAGCTTTAGTGGGAAAAAAAGTAGGTGAAATAGCAGAATTAAAATTAGGTAATGAAACGAGACTTTTAAAAATTATTGATATTCATTACACTAGTTAGCTTGTTTTTAATGGTAGTAAATCTATAAAATGATAGTTGATTGTTCCTAAATGCTCAACTTCAATAGATTCACTATGTAAAGAACTCCAGTTACATTTTCTAACAAAATCCTCTTTGTCGTAGTGGTTAAGAAGTTGGTCTGAAATGAGTAAGTACTCATCAATTTTTATAGAATTTTTTAATAATCTGTGTGCTGTAATGACATCTTCCCCCATTAATTTAATTCTGTTCCCTATAGGAACCATGGCTATTTCTTCCCCGTAGTGCACTATGATCTTTAACCCTAAAATTTGAGGAATACTTTCAGCATCTTCAGCTTTTTTATGCTTCTTATAAAGTAGGTTCATTTTATGGTAAAAATCAAGGTAAAACCGCTTACATTGATCAATAAGGTCGTCAAGAGTGGGTAATTCTCCACTTCTAAAAAACAGAACAGCATCTCCTTCAATTTCAGAAACCTTCAAATCTATTGTATTAGAATAAATAATCTCATTGAGTAGTGCAGGTATAATTTGTGAAGTAAGCTCAAAATTCGCCTCCCGCATAAACTGGGTAAAACCGCTAATGTCTGGGATACAAATTAAAGTGGGTTCTGCTTTCATAGCGGTAAATATCTATTATTTAAAAATATACCTATGGCACATTGGGAAATATTTAATCGCCCGTGACATCTTTGACTTGGGTAGCCTTTAAAATAGCTTTTAGTTTATCTGCTCTCAATTGTTTGTCATCACGTAATTTGTCTTTTTTGCGCTTGAGCAGCTTTGTGTGTAATGCCTTGTTTTTTCCGTTCTTGGGAGTTCCTCGCTTTGCCATTAGATTTCAGTATCTGTTTTTGCCTTTTTAAAGATAAAAGGTTCTACTAATTTTGCTAATGCAAAAATAATTAAAGTGGGTATAACCCAGGTGATTCCGTAAGTTGTAAATGGAATTAATTCTTTGGCTGTTTCTATAGACAGTAGGTCAAGACTTATTAAAAAATCTGGGATACTCAATAAAAAAGTTGCAATGGCTACAGATCTAAATATAAATGGTGACACCATTCTTGCCGGAAAAACATTCAGGATAATCAAAACGATTACTAACGGATAAATAAAATTTAAAGCGGGTACTGCAATGCTTATGATATATGCTACGCCGGTTTGACCGATAATGACTCCTAAAATACATGCAGAAACGGCGGTAATTATATAGGCTTTTTGTGACCCTTTGAGAATGCCTTTTATAAAGTCTGAAGTACCTGTAACAATTCCTATAGCGGTTGTAAAACAAGCCAGGCTTATAAGTACAGAAAGCATTAACCTGCCACCTTTACCCAGGGTCTCATAACTTAGTAGTGAAAGTAGGTCTGTACGGGAAGATGTCTCCAGTACTGTGCTGTATAATGCCCCTACGTAAATAAGACCAAAATAAATTAAGAACAAGCCTAGACCTGCAAAGATACCTGCTCTAAAAAGAAGCTTTTTCTTTATATCAGCAGATTCGTGATCTTTAAGATTTAAGGAAACTACTAAAATCGCACCTATTACAATAGCTCCTATAGCATCAAAAGTTTGATAACCTTCTATAATTCCTTTAAAAACTGAGCCCTCTTCCGATATTTTTTGAGGAGCGGGTAATTCTGCAAAAACAGCAACTCCAATTATAGTTGCTAATATGATTAATAAAAGTGGGGTTAGATATTTACCTAAGAGGTCAATAATTTTAGATCTGTTAAGTACAAAAATTAGAACCAATCCAAAATAGATGCTGCTAGACGTTAATGAGTTAATGGCGAAATAAGGTTGTAATCCCATTTCGTAGGTGACAGAAGCAGTACGTGGCCCCGGTAAGGTAATGGCAATAAGATAGACGATAATGCAAAAAATAAGACTAAATATAGGATGTACTTTATTTCCAAAATCTAGTAAAGTTCCCTGTAAACGTGCGTGAGCAAAAATGCCTAAAATAGGAATTACCACTGCCGAAAGCGCAAATCCTAAACTGGTTATAAGCCACATGCTGCCAGCTGTATATCCTAAAAAGGGAGGAATGATTAAATTTCCGGCTCCAAAAAAAAGGGAGAACAAGGCAAATGAAGTAATTGCGGTCTCTTTGGTAAATCTCATATGCTGCGTATCTTTCGGGGCGAAAGATAAAATAAAATGACGCTATCTATAAAGTCTGAACGACTTAATTACACTGATAATGGAAATGGAGAAAACCTTTGCTTATTACATGGTTTTTTAGAAAATAAAGAAATCTGGGATCCTTTCTTAACTAAACTCACAGAACACTACCGGGTTATTAGTATTGACTTACCGGGTCATGGAGAAAGTAGTTTGCTTGCTGCCGGAAACACAATGGTAGATATGGCACATGCAGTACATTCAGTTTTACGAGAATGCGGTATAGCTAAGGTTAAATTTATAGGGCACTCTATGGGTGGTTATGTTGCACTGGCTTATGCGGAAACATTTCCGCAAGAAGTCATGGGTGTTCTATTGATGAATTCTACACCAGAAGCAGATACTTTAAAACGCAAAGAATTGCGTAAACACGGAATAAAAGTAGCTAAAACCAACTATGAGGCGCTCATATCAATGTCTGTAGTCAATTTATTTACACAAAAATTTAGAGCAAATTTAGAGGAAGAAATTCAGCGAACAAAAAGTACAGCTTTGGCTACTTCTCAACAAAGTTATATAGCTTGTCAGGGAGCGATGGCTTTACGAGCAGACTATAGCAATTTATTTAAACAAGCCTTATTTAAGAAGAAAATAGTGTTAGGAGCTCAGGATACATTGCTAGATTCTAGTCATTTGACCCGTAAATTTAGCAACCAGGATGTCGAAGTAGTCATTTTAGATGGCGGGCATATGTTGCATCTTGAAAATCCAAATGATTTAATGAAGCATTTAATTCAATTTTAAAAAACTGTAAATCAGTAATTTAATCAGCTGTAAGTGTAAGGTGTAAAATTGAATTTAAAGATTTACAGCGCTCATAATGTTTTTAAACGTCAAAATAAACCTTTTAACGTTATTTTTTGTTAATTTCACGGTGTTCAACAGTTTAACTCCCTAATATGAATTCTCCACAATTAATTAAAAACATGTTTAGCAGTATACTATGTAAAATCTTAGGTCATAAATATGAGATCTTAAGATTTTATAAAAATGAACAGAAAGAATTTCAGTGTATTCAGTGCAAAAAGCAGTTCACAGAAAATGAAGATGGCGATAAACTAATACTTACTCCAAAACTAAGACAGATAAACGAAGTAATGGAGAAGTTTTATGTTTTTAGGCATCAGCGTCAATCTGCATAATCTAATCTTCACTATCGTTACTTAGTGCATTCCAGCCACGTGCTACAAGCGGAATAGAGGTGTCTGCTCGTGTGATTAAATTCATTCCGTCACCTTCTGGAGTAATATGGCCTATAATTGTAAAATTAGGATTTCCTTTAATCTTCTCATAGTCTGTTTGCGGCATTGTAAACAAGAGTTCGTAATCTTCACCGCCACTTAATGCTACTGTGGTGCTGTCTATTTTAAACTCTTCGCAAACAGTAATCATTTGCGGGTCTAGGGGTATTTTATTTTCATAAAGTCGCACACCCACATTTGAGTTTTTACATAAGTGAATAATTTCTGAAGAAAGCCCGTCGCTAATGTCAATCATAGCGGTGGGTTTTATATCTAATTTTTTAAGTAACTCAATAATGTCTTTGCGAGCCTCAGGCTTAAGTTGGCGCTCTATTAAGTAGGAATAAGGTTCTAAATCTGGTTGAGAATTAGGGTTTACTTTATGTACTTGTTTTTCTCGTTCTAAAACCTGAAGCCCCATGTAAGATGCGCCTAAATCACCAGATACAACAAGTAAATCTCCATCTTTAGCACCATCTCTGCCCACGATTTGATCTGCATCGGCCAGACCCAGAGCGGTTATACTTATTAATAACCCTTTTGTGCTTGAAGTTGTGTCACCACCTACCAGGTCAACATTGTAAATCGCGCAGGCTAATTCAATACCGGCATATAATTCTTCTAAAGCTTCTAACGGAAACCGGTTAGATACGGCAATAGATACTGTAATTTGTGTA
The sequence above is a segment of the Leeuwenhoekiella sp. MAR_2009_132 genome. Coding sequences within it:
- a CDS encoding GreA/GreB family elongation factor, whose amino-acid sequence is MSRGFVKEDDQEEAPIIPPRAALPVGETNYVTKNGLAALKAEKLELENELLNLTEIDERELRRSKAIIVGKLQLLNERLLSARILENTESGEVRFGATVSYQIEPNSKLNTITIVGVDEADVKKMKIAFTAPIARALVGKKVGEIAELKLGNETRLLKIIDIHYTS
- a CDS encoding DUF2652 domain-containing protein — translated: MKAEPTLICIPDISGFTQFMREANFELTSQIIPALLNEIIYSNTIDLKVSEIEGDAVLFFRSGELPTLDDLIDQCKRFYLDFYHKMNLLYKKHKKAEDAESIPQILGLKIIVHYGEEIAMVPIGNRIKLMGEDVITAHRLLKNSIKIDEYLLISDQLLNHYDKEDFVRKCNWSSLHSESIEVEHLGTINYHFIDLLPLKTS
- the brnQ gene encoding branched-chain amino acid transport system II carrier protein codes for the protein MRFTKETAITSFALFSLFFGAGNLIIPPFLGYTAGSMWLITSLGFALSAVVIPILGIFAHARLQGTLLDFGNKVHPIFSLIFCIIVYLIAITLPGPRTASVTYEMGLQPYFAINSLTSSSIYFGLVLIFVLNRSKIIDLLGKYLTPLLLIILATIIGVAVFAELPAPQKISEEGSVFKGIIEGYQTFDAIGAIVIGAILVVSLNLKDHESADIKKKLLFRAGIFAGLGLFLIYFGLIYVGALYSTVLETSSRTDLLSLLSYETLGKGGRLMLSVLISLACFTTAIGIVTGTSDFIKGILKGSQKAYIITAVSACILGVIIGQTGVAYIISIAVPALNFIYPLVIVLIILNVFPARMVSPFIFRSVAIATFLLSIPDFLISLDLLSIETAKELIPFTTYGITWVIPTLIIFALAKLVEPFIFKKAKTDTEI
- a CDS encoding alpha/beta fold hydrolase, which encodes MTLSIKSERLNYTDNGNGENLCLLHGFLENKEIWDPFLTKLTEHYRVISIDLPGHGESSLLAAGNTMVDMAHAVHSVLRECGIAKVKFIGHSMGGYVALAYAETFPQEVMGVLLMNSTPEADTLKRKELRKHGIKVAKTNYEALISMSVVNLFTQKFRANLEEEIQRTKSTALATSQQSYIACQGAMALRADYSNLFKQALFKKKIVLGAQDTLLDSSHLTRKFSNQDVEVVILDGGHMLHLENPNDLMKHLIQF
- the thiL gene encoding thiamine-phosphate kinase; the encoded protein is MFDNKDQSRTSLSELGEFGLINHLTKDFTIKQSSTVKGIGDDAAVVDTNGKQLVISTDLLVEGVHFDMSFMPLKHLGYKAVMVNLSDIYAMNAEPTQITVSIAVSNRFPLEALEELYAGIELACAIYNVDLVGGDTTSSTKGLLISITALGLADADQIVGRDGAKDGDLLVVSGDLGASYMGLQVLEREKQVHKVNPNSQPDLEPYSYLIERQLKPEARKDIIELLKKLDIKPTAMIDISDGLSSEIIHLCKNSNVGVRLYENKIPLDPQMITVCEEFKIDSTTVALSGGEDYELLFTMPQTDYEKIKGNPNFTIIGHITPEGDGMNLITRADTSIPLVARGWNALSNDSED